A single region of the Mycobacterium lentiflavum genome encodes:
- a CDS encoding NDMA-dependent alcohol dehydrogenase encodes MKTKGALVWELNQPWSIDEIEIGDPRRGEVTVQLETAGLCHSDQHLLTGDFPIPSFPVLGGHEGAGIITEIGEGVENLAVGDHVVMSFIPSCGTCQPCQTGLRNLCDLGMGLLSGQSVSDGSYRVTAKGQNVLPMSLLGTFSPYVVVHHTSVVKVDPTIPFEVACLVGCGVTTGFGSAVRSAAVKPGEDVAVIGIGGVGVAALQGARIAGARRIFAVDPFDWKREQALKFGATAAFADVASAFARIAEATRGFMCHKVIVTVGRTEGSEVESWMGLTAKGGVCCLTAMGGVMDTDVTLNLAGLSLLQKSLQGSIFGGGNPQHDIPAILQLYQLGQINLDDMVTREYRLEQVNDGYRDMLEGRNIRGVIRFTDADRV; translated from the coding sequence TTGAAGACCAAAGGTGCGCTGGTCTGGGAATTGAACCAGCCGTGGTCGATCGACGAGATCGAGATCGGCGATCCCCGCCGCGGTGAGGTGACCGTCCAGCTCGAGACGGCCGGCCTGTGTCACTCCGACCAACATTTGTTGACCGGCGACTTCCCCATCCCGAGCTTTCCGGTCCTGGGCGGTCATGAGGGCGCCGGCATCATCACCGAGATCGGGGAGGGCGTCGAGAATCTGGCCGTCGGCGACCACGTGGTGATGTCGTTCATCCCGTCGTGCGGAACGTGCCAGCCGTGCCAGACGGGGCTGCGCAACCTGTGCGACCTCGGTATGGGCCTGTTGTCCGGCCAATCAGTATCCGACGGGTCCTATCGGGTGACCGCGAAAGGCCAGAACGTCCTGCCTATGTCACTACTGGGGACCTTCTCGCCCTACGTGGTGGTGCATCACACCTCGGTGGTCAAGGTCGATCCGACGATCCCGTTCGAAGTCGCCTGCCTGGTGGGCTGCGGGGTGACTACCGGCTTTGGCTCGGCGGTGCGCAGCGCGGCGGTCAAACCCGGCGAGGACGTCGCGGTCATCGGCATCGGTGGTGTGGGTGTCGCCGCATTGCAAGGCGCCCGAATCGCGGGGGCCCGAAGGATATTCGCGGTCGATCCGTTCGACTGGAAGCGTGAGCAGGCGTTGAAGTTCGGCGCCACAGCGGCTTTCGCCGATGTCGCCAGCGCCTTCGCCCGCATCGCGGAGGCGACGCGCGGCTTCATGTGCCACAAGGTGATCGTCACCGTCGGCCGCACCGAGGGCAGCGAAGTCGAATCCTGGATGGGCCTGACCGCCAAGGGCGGGGTGTGTTGCCTCACCGCGATGGGGGGCGTGATGGACACCGACGTCACGCTGAATCTGGCCGGGCTGTCGCTGCTCCAGAAAAGCTTGCAGGGCAGCATCTTTGGCGGAGGCAACCCACAACACGACATCCCGGCGATTCTCCAGCTTTACCAACTGGGTCAGATCAACCTCGACGACATGGTGACCCGTGAATACCGCCTCGAGCAGGTCAACGATGGGTATCGCGACATGCTCGAGGGCCGCAACATTCGCGGCGTCATCCGTTTCACCGACGCCGACAGGGTTTGA
- a CDS encoding DoxX family protein, with protein sequence MTTPVAQREAQTAAYRIAAMLLGVGTVHFLAPKPFDTIVPVELPGDPRFYTYASGVAEIATGALLVPRQTRRFAALAAVLLFIGVFPANVNMCRLWWNKPWPMRIAAFARLPLQIPMITTALKIMRNS encoded by the coding sequence ATGACCACCCCCGTAGCCCAGCGTGAGGCCCAGACCGCCGCATACCGAATCGCAGCGATGTTGCTGGGTGTCGGCACCGTGCACTTCCTCGCCCCCAAACCGTTCGACACAATCGTCCCCGTCGAGCTGCCGGGAGATCCGCGCTTCTACACCTACGCATCGGGTGTCGCCGAGATTGCCACCGGCGCCTTGCTGGTGCCGCGACAGACTCGCCGGTTCGCCGCGCTGGCCGCCGTCCTACTGTTCATCGGGGTCTTCCCGGCCAATGTCAACATGTGCCGGTTGTGGTGGAACAAGCCGTGGCCGATGCGCATCGCCGCCTTCGCCCGGCTGCCGCTTCAGATTCCGATGATCACCACGGCGCTGAAAATCATGCGCAACAGCTAA
- a CDS encoding DMT family transporter — MKTTGIAVLLALAAALMIGIGDVLEQRSARQVTDKPVSTPALFHRLLRDRRWWLGSLVAAAGFGLQAAALGLGSVVLVQALSVTSLLFALLISSTANHRKISRWQAIWAVLLVAAVAVVVTVGNPQAGTPRGSIKTWVIVALILGPALIVCVIGARLSSGWLSALLLGLMSGALWGLFSVLTKGVVDQLGRGIPELLRTPELYVWAVLGIAATAWEQSAFRAGPLTASLPAVTVAEPLVGSVLGVTVLGETLSTNHVGMVVLGMSVAVMIAAAVALARSQAAEVPATDASTDVRSTSRRTDPV, encoded by the coding sequence ATGAAAACCACCGGAATCGCGGTGCTACTCGCGTTGGCGGCCGCCTTGATGATCGGCATCGGAGACGTCCTAGAACAGCGATCCGCTAGGCAGGTCACCGATAAACCGGTCAGCACCCCGGCGCTATTCCATCGCCTGCTGCGCGATCGCCGTTGGTGGCTAGGCAGTCTCGTGGCCGCCGCCGGGTTCGGGCTGCAGGCCGCGGCGCTCGGCCTAGGTTCGGTGGTTCTCGTGCAGGCGCTGTCGGTGACTTCGCTGCTGTTCGCGCTGCTCATCAGCAGCACGGCGAATCACCGCAAAATATCACGCTGGCAAGCTATTTGGGCCGTACTGCTCGTTGCTGCCGTCGCAGTGGTGGTGACCGTCGGCAACCCGCAGGCCGGCACTCCCCGCGGGTCGATCAAGACATGGGTGATCGTGGCCTTGATCCTGGGCCCAGCCCTGATCGTGTGTGTGATCGGTGCTCGCTTGTCCTCGGGCTGGCTCAGCGCGTTGCTGCTGGGTCTCATGTCGGGCGCGCTGTGGGGCCTTTTTTCGGTGCTGACGAAGGGCGTGGTGGACCAACTCGGCCGCGGCATTCCGGAGCTGTTGCGAACGCCGGAGTTGTATGTGTGGGCGGTGCTGGGGATCGCCGCGACGGCCTGGGAGCAGTCGGCGTTTCGGGCCGGCCCGCTGACCGCGTCGCTGCCCGCGGTGACGGTCGCCGAGCCGCTCGTCGGCTCGGTGCTCGGCGTCACCGTGCTGGGCGAGACGTTGAGCACCAACCACGTCGGCATGGTTGTGCTCGGTATGTCGGTGGCGGTGATGATCGCCGCGGCAGTGGCGCTGGCGCGCAGCCAGGCCGCCGAAGTCCCGGCCACCGATGCTTCGACCGACGTCCGATCAACTTCTCGGCGAACCGATCCGGTGTAA
- a CDS encoding bleomycin resistance protein, translating to MDFASVAPIIPVRDLDIALDRYRRLGFDAHSYEGPERYGFVDRGSVSMHLSEWAEHDPLRTASSVYFYVSDADALYGEWAALQDLEGRLVEPVDTPYGLREFAYIDPDGTLHRIGSPRS from the coding sequence ATCGATTTCGCCTCGGTGGCCCCGATCATTCCCGTTCGAGATCTCGACATCGCCTTGGACCGTTACCGGCGACTCGGTTTCGATGCCCACAGCTACGAAGGTCCGGAGCGCTACGGCTTCGTCGACCGCGGCTCGGTGTCGATGCACCTCAGCGAGTGGGCCGAACACGATCCGCTGCGCACGGCATCCAGCGTGTACTTCTATGTCAGCGACGCCGACGCCCTTTACGGGGAGTGGGCGGCGCTGCAGGATCTCGAGGGCCGCCTGGTGGAACCGGTCGATACACCTTATGGCTTACGGGAATTCGCCTACATCGATCCCGACGGGACCTTACACCGGATCGGTTCGCCGAGAAGTTGA
- a CDS encoding sensor domain-containing protein has product MTSQLPAFAAVAATVMLAAACDSNGGGTGTPSLSSPPTSASKQAVAPAALVDLLLTPADVDSVLGVTGSRTDKVSDSLQEDPTAGMGPKGFRFPEECLYITGPALAPVYANSGSTSVHGERITEPTGGSGESSPDANQYVVMFPAAQQASAFFSTSAQRWPACANRQGTVPDGANSPGFQWTVGPVSNQNGVLSTTVSVNLIKDGEHIVKTCQRALTVRNNVAIDVDGCRQNPGNVGVDIANLIAGKVDKQ; this is encoded by the coding sequence ATGACGAGTCAGCTACCAGCCTTCGCCGCAGTCGCCGCCACCGTGATGCTGGCGGCGGCTTGCGACAGCAACGGGGGTGGCACCGGCACCCCCTCCTTATCGTCGCCCCCAACGAGCGCCTCGAAACAAGCGGTCGCGCCGGCGGCACTCGTGGACCTCTTGCTCACTCCCGCCGACGTCGACAGTGTTCTCGGAGTTACCGGCTCGAGGACCGACAAGGTGTCCGACTCGCTGCAAGAAGACCCAACCGCCGGGATGGGCCCGAAGGGCTTCAGGTTCCCGGAGGAATGCTTGTACATCACCGGACCTGCCCTCGCGCCGGTATACGCCAACAGCGGGAGCACATCGGTGCACGGCGAGAGAATCACCGAACCCACGGGCGGATCGGGTGAGTCGAGCCCTGATGCAAACCAGTATGTGGTGATGTTTCCGGCCGCCCAGCAGGCGAGCGCCTTCTTCAGCACCTCCGCCCAGCGCTGGCCCGCGTGTGCCAACCGCCAAGGCACCGTTCCCGACGGCGCGAATTCCCCGGGCTTCCAATGGACGGTGGGTCCGGTTTCCAATCAAAACGGAGTTCTGAGCACGACCGTGTCCGTAAACCTCATCAAGGATGGCGAGCACATCGTCAAGACGTGCCAAAGAGCGCTGACCGTACGCAACAACGTCGCGATCGACGTTGACGGCTGTCGCCAAAACCCCGGCAACGTGGGCGTCGACATCGCCAATCTAATCGCCGGCAAAGTCGACAAACAGTAG
- a CDS encoding sensor domain-containing protein, which yields MRPFAVAAAVATTGILVAACGGSNGGGSASPSTTTTTSSKPPLAQAALASLLLTPAEVDSVLGVTGSKTDKTFDTLQEDKSTEVFPKGYKFPAECLYITGEGLTPVYTGSGNTAVHGERDIAPIPAGSNDPNPDISQFVVLFPSADQANAFFNTSAQRWPACANHQETVPAGGDPDAPDIQWKVGPVSNSNGILSTTVSVSLSKGSDTMAQSCQRALTVRNNVVIDTEACRKDPGDAGVSVAKQIAAKVDKQ from the coding sequence ATGCGTCCATTTGCAGTCGCCGCCGCCGTCGCGACTACCGGAATACTGGTCGCTGCCTGCGGCGGTAGCAACGGCGGTGGCAGCGCTTCGCCGTCGACCACCACCACGACCTCGTCGAAGCCTCCCCTGGCGCAGGCCGCGCTGGCGAGTCTCTTGCTCACTCCCGCCGAAGTCGACAGCGTGCTGGGTGTCACGGGTTCAAAGACCGACAAGACATTCGACACGCTCCAAGAGGACAAAAGCACTGAGGTGTTCCCCAAGGGATACAAGTTCCCCGCCGAGTGCCTCTACATCACCGGCGAGGGTTTGACGCCCGTTTACACCGGCAGCGGCAACACCGCGGTACACGGGGAGCGTGACATTGCGCCGATCCCCGCGGGGTCGAATGATCCCAACCCTGACATCAGCCAATTCGTGGTGCTGTTTCCGTCCGCCGACCAGGCAAATGCCTTCTTCAACACATCCGCCCAGCGTTGGCCCGCCTGCGCCAACCACCAGGAAACCGTCCCCGCCGGCGGGGATCCGGACGCCCCGGACATTCAGTGGAAGGTCGGACCGGTTTCCAACAGCAACGGAATCCTGAGCACCACGGTGAGCGTGAGTCTGAGCAAGGGCAGCGACACAATGGCTCAGAGCTGCCAACGTGCGCTGACGGTACGCAACAACGTCGTGATCGACACCGAAGCGTGCCGTAAGGATCCGGGTGACGCTGGCGTCAGCGTCGCCAAACAGATCGCGGCCAAAGTCGACAAGCAGTAG
- a CDS encoding DUF2505 domain-containing protein → MPRSFDVSTESPASVEQIYWAFSREDYWLARIALGDAATTTLDSLDVDPAGRVTVRVTQHVGRQLLPGPVAKFAPGELKLVHEETWKPNGDGQVLGQVNVSTSPGVGGARAEAWLEPIGDGTQLRFAVKVHVKIPLVGGKLEKTLGAGLSDSIPAVQRFTTTWIADHS, encoded by the coding sequence ATGCCGCGCTCATTCGACGTCTCGACCGAATCGCCCGCCAGCGTTGAACAGATCTATTGGGCGTTCAGTCGCGAGGACTACTGGCTGGCCCGGATCGCCCTGGGGGACGCCGCGACCACCACACTGGACTCGCTGGATGTCGACCCCGCCGGCAGGGTGACGGTGCGGGTAACGCAGCACGTGGGACGCCAGCTACTGCCCGGCCCGGTCGCCAAATTCGCACCCGGCGAGCTGAAACTCGTCCATGAGGAGACGTGGAAACCCAACGGCGACGGCCAGGTGCTCGGGCAGGTCAACGTCTCGACTTCGCCCGGGGTAGGCGGGGCCCGCGCGGAAGCTTGGCTGGAGCCCATCGGCGACGGCACACAGTTGCGGTTCGCGGTCAAAGTGCACGTCAAAATCCCATTGGTGGGCGGCAAACTCGAGAAGACTCTCGGCGCAGGTTTGTCTGACAGCATCCCCGCGGTGCAGCGCTTCACCACCACCTGGATCGCCGACCACTCCTAG
- a CDS encoding excalibur calcium-binding domain-containing protein — MFTVVAIALGIAVAPAAHAAPSTTTTSPAPTTGSSVYYPNCKAACDAGAAPIYRGQPGYRPPLDRDSDGIACEICH; from the coding sequence ATGTTCACCGTGGTAGCAATTGCGCTAGGGATAGCGGTGGCGCCCGCAGCTCACGCGGCCCCGTCCACCACTACAACGTCTCCTGCACCGACGACGGGTTCGAGCGTCTATTACCCGAACTGCAAGGCCGCCTGCGATGCCGGTGCGGCTCCGATTTATCGGGGGCAGCCGGGCTATCGGCCCCCTCTCGACCGTGACAGCGACGGCATTGCCTGCGAGATATGCCATTGA
- a CDS encoding DUF3556 domain-containing protein yields MGFITPDLPDVDHDTWPSLPRSTRMQVVTRHWVEHGFGTPSAIYLLYVLKMAAYAGGAVAVIALTPGLGGLDRLAQWWTQPIVYQKVVVFTLLFEVLGLGCGSGPLTARFWPPIGGFLFWLRPNTIRLPPWPRAIPFTRGDSRSIVDVALYAIVLASGTWALLSPGRGGPVTAAGDVGLLDPMVVVPLIVALALLGLRDKTVFLAARGEHYWLTLFVFFFPFTDQIAGFKIVMLALWWGAATSKLNHHFPYVVAAMTSNHPLLRSKMFNWVKRRLYLDPVNDIRPSWVPKIMAHVGGTTAEFLVPLVLVFFADGHRWAWFLIAFMVIFHLNIISNLPMGVPLEWNVFLIFSLFYLFGHYNEIHATDLQSPLLLAILVVALAVVPILGNLFPQQFSFLPAMRYYAGNWATSVWCFRAGAEEKIEEGVVKSSALTAKQLARLYDEATAEITIDKAGAFRSMHTHGRALNGLLPRAIDNEADYRMREGEVVAGPLVGWNFGEGHLHNEQLLEALQRRCQFDEGDVRVVILEGQPIQTQRQWYRIADAKAGVIEEGYVNVEDMLARQPWPEPGDEFPVHLTRTEKRLSTAD; encoded by the coding sequence ATGGGATTCATCACGCCGGACCTCCCAGACGTCGACCACGACACCTGGCCCTCGCTGCCAAGGTCCACGCGGATGCAAGTAGTCACGAGGCATTGGGTGGAACACGGCTTCGGCACGCCGTCGGCGATCTATCTGCTGTATGTGCTGAAGATGGCCGCGTACGCGGGCGGGGCCGTGGCGGTCATCGCGTTGACCCCAGGCCTAGGCGGCCTCGATCGCCTCGCGCAGTGGTGGACCCAACCGATCGTGTACCAGAAGGTCGTGGTGTTCACGTTGCTATTCGAGGTCCTCGGCCTGGGCTGCGGATCCGGGCCGCTGACGGCACGGTTCTGGCCGCCCATCGGAGGTTTCTTGTTCTGGTTGCGACCCAACACGATTCGCCTACCACCCTGGCCGCGCGCGATTCCCTTCACCCGCGGAGATAGTCGTTCGATCGTCGACGTGGCGCTCTATGCGATCGTCCTGGCCTCCGGGACCTGGGCGCTACTCTCGCCCGGCCGTGGCGGCCCGGTTACCGCGGCCGGCGATGTCGGCCTGCTCGACCCGATGGTGGTGGTGCCGCTGATCGTCGCCCTGGCGTTACTGGGCCTGCGTGACAAGACGGTGTTTTTAGCGGCGCGCGGCGAGCACTACTGGCTGACACTGTTTGTCTTCTTTTTCCCCTTCACCGATCAGATCGCGGGTTTCAAGATCGTCATGCTCGCGCTGTGGTGGGGAGCGGCGACCTCCAAGCTCAACCACCACTTCCCGTACGTCGTGGCGGCGATGACCAGCAACCACCCGCTGTTGCGCAGCAAAATGTTCAACTGGGTCAAACGCCGGCTCTACCTGGACCCGGTCAATGACATACGTCCCTCCTGGGTACCGAAAATCATGGCCCATGTCGGCGGCACTACGGCCGAATTTCTGGTGCCCCTGGTCCTGGTCTTCTTCGCCGATGGCCATCGCTGGGCGTGGTTCCTGATCGCCTTCATGGTGATCTTCCACCTCAACATCATTTCCAACCTCCCGATGGGAGTTCCGTTGGAGTGGAATGTATTCCTGATCTTCTCGCTGTTCTATCTGTTCGGGCACTACAACGAAATTCACGCTACAGACCTGCAGTCGCCGCTGTTGCTGGCCATCCTCGTCGTCGCGCTGGCCGTTGTCCCAATTCTGGGAAACCTTTTCCCCCAGCAGTTTTCGTTCCTGCCCGCGATGCGCTACTACGCCGGCAACTGGGCGACCAGCGTTTGGTGCTTCCGCGCCGGAGCCGAGGAGAAGATCGAAGAGGGCGTCGTGAAAAGCTCAGCGCTGACTGCCAAGCAACTGGCCAGGCTGTACGACGAGGCGACCGCCGAGATCACCATCGACAAGGCCGGCGCCTTCCGATCCATGCACACCCATGGTCGCGCCCTCAACGGGTTGCTGCCTCGCGCCATCGACAACGAAGCCGACTACCGGATGCGCGAGGGTGAAGTCGTCGCCGGTCCCCTGGTCGGCTGGAACTTCGGCGAAGGCCACCTGCACAACGAGCAACTGCTGGAGGCCCTGCAGCGGCGCTGTCAGTTCGACGAGGGCGACGTGCGGGTGGTCATCCTGGAAGGCCAACCGATCCAGACTCAACGGCAGTGGTATCGCATCGCGGACGCCAAGGCCGGGGTGATCGAGGAAGGCTATGTCAACGTCGAAGACATGCTGGCGCGTCAGCCGTGGCCCGAGCCGGGTGACGAGTTCCCCGTGCACCTGACGCGCACGGAGAAACGGCTATCCACCGCCGACTAG
- the htpG gene encoding molecular chaperone HtpG, with amino-acid sequence MNAGVEQLEFQAEARQLLDLMVHSVYSNKDSFLRELISNASDALDKLRLEAFRNKDLDVDTSDLHIEIEVDKGARTLTIRDNGIGMTREEVIGLIGTLAKSGTAELRQQLREAKNEAASEELIGQFGIGFYSSFMVADKVELLTRKAGESDATRWESTGEGTYTIESVADAPQGTAVTLHLKPEDAEDELHDYTSEWKLRSLVKQYSDFIAWPIRMQVERRTPPEEEGGEEVVTIETETLNSMKALWARPKDDVSDEEYKEFYKHIAHAWDDPLEVIVMKAEGTFEYQALLFIPSHAPFDLFNRDAQIGVQLYVKRVFIMGDCDQLMPEYLRFIKGVVDAQDLSLNVSREILQQDRQINAIRRRLTKKVLSTIKELQSERPEDYRTFWTQFGRVLKEGLLSDADNQETLLQISSFASTHSEEDATTLAEYVERMKDGQEQIFYATGETRQQILKSPHLEAFKAKGYEVLVLTDPVDEVWVGTVTEFDGKPLQSVAKGEVDLDSGEESSDAEREEREKEFADLLTWLKETLTDHVKEVRLSTRLTESPACLITDAFGISPALARIYQASGQNIPIGKRILEVNPDHPLITGLRKAHQERADDPTVAETAELLYGTALLAEGGALEDPARFAELLANQLTRTL; translated from the coding sequence ATGAATGCCGGTGTTGAGCAGTTAGAGTTCCAGGCCGAGGCGCGCCAACTTCTCGACCTGATGGTCCATTCGGTCTACTCCAACAAGGACTCGTTTCTGCGGGAGCTGATCTCGAACGCCTCGGACGCGCTGGACAAGCTTCGGCTGGAGGCGTTCCGCAACAAAGACCTCGACGTCGACACGTCTGACCTCCACATCGAGATCGAGGTGGACAAGGGCGCGCGCACCCTGACTATCCGCGACAACGGCATCGGCATGACGCGCGAAGAGGTCATCGGCCTGATCGGCACCCTCGCCAAATCGGGCACCGCCGAGCTGCGCCAGCAGCTCAGGGAGGCCAAGAACGAGGCGGCATCGGAAGAGCTGATCGGTCAGTTCGGTATCGGCTTCTACTCGTCATTCATGGTGGCCGACAAGGTCGAGCTGCTGACGCGCAAGGCCGGCGAAAGCGACGCCACCAGGTGGGAGTCGACCGGCGAGGGCACCTACACCATCGAATCCGTCGCAGATGCCCCGCAGGGCACTGCCGTCACCCTGCATCTCAAACCCGAAGACGCCGAAGACGAGCTCCACGACTACACCTCGGAGTGGAAGCTGCGGAGCCTCGTGAAGCAGTACTCCGACTTCATCGCGTGGCCTATCCGAATGCAGGTCGAGCGGCGTACTCCGCCCGAAGAGGAGGGCGGCGAAGAGGTCGTCACCATCGAGACCGAGACCTTGAATTCCATGAAGGCACTGTGGGCCAGGCCTAAGGACGACGTGTCCGACGAGGAATACAAGGAGTTCTACAAGCACATCGCGCACGCCTGGGACGACCCGCTCGAGGTCATCGTGATGAAGGCCGAGGGCACCTTCGAGTACCAGGCCCTGCTTTTCATTCCGTCGCACGCGCCGTTCGACCTGTTCAACCGGGACGCCCAAATCGGCGTGCAGCTGTACGTCAAGCGGGTGTTCATCATGGGCGACTGCGACCAGCTCATGCCGGAGTACCTGCGGTTCATCAAGGGTGTGGTCGACGCACAAGACTTGTCGCTCAACGTTTCTCGCGAAATCCTGCAGCAGGATCGGCAGATCAACGCGATTCGCCGCCGCCTGACCAAGAAGGTCCTGTCCACGATCAAAGAGCTGCAGTCGGAGCGGCCCGAGGACTATCGCACCTTCTGGACCCAGTTCGGCCGGGTTCTCAAAGAGGGGTTGCTATCCGATGCCGACAACCAGGAAACCTTGCTGCAAATCTCCTCGTTCGCGTCGACGCACAGCGAGGAGGACGCAACCACGCTGGCCGAATACGTCGAGCGCATGAAGGATGGCCAGGAGCAGATCTTCTACGCCACCGGCGAGACGCGGCAGCAAATCCTGAAGTCTCCGCATCTGGAGGCATTCAAGGCCAAGGGCTACGAGGTCCTGGTGCTCACCGACCCCGTCGACGAGGTCTGGGTGGGCACCGTGACCGAATTCGACGGCAAACCCTTGCAGTCGGTGGCCAAGGGCGAGGTGGACCTGGATTCCGGCGAGGAGTCCAGCGACGCCGAACGTGAGGAGCGGGAGAAAGAATTCGCCGACCTGCTGACCTGGTTGAAAGAGACCTTGACCGACCACGTCAAGGAGGTCAGGCTATCCACTCGCCTGACCGAATCGCCGGCGTGCCTGATCACCGACGCCTTCGGGATAAGTCCCGCGCTCGCGCGCATCTACCAGGCCTCCGGGCAGAACATCCCGATCGGAAAGCGGATCCTGGAAGTCAATCCGGACCATCCACTGATCACCGGGCTGCGCAAGGCTCACCAAGAGCGTGCCGACGATCCGACGGTCGCCGAGACCGCCGAATTGTTGTACGGAACCGCGCTATTGGCCGAGGGCGGCGCTCTCGAGGATCCGGCCAGATTCGCCGAGTTACTGGCGAATCAGTTGACTCGCACGCTGTAA
- a CDS encoding TIGR03085 family metal-binding protein, translating to MSVAQRERAALVDTMRSVGPDAPTLCDGWTTRDLAAHLVIREYRADAAPGILIPRFAAHTAKVQNEVAERTEWDALLSKVASGPPVYSPLKLLDPVANVGEMFIHHEDVRRAQPNWAPRVLEPKLAKSLRRTLPLMARMTLAKVPGRVALRTPEGKTVLIAGSGPAVTVTGTAEELLLFSVGREARVEFDGDASAVQTVRDAPKGL from the coding sequence GTGTCTGTTGCTCAACGCGAACGTGCCGCCCTCGTCGACACCATGCGCAGCGTCGGGCCGGATGCGCCCACCCTGTGCGACGGCTGGACCACGCGAGATCTGGCCGCCCACCTTGTGATTCGTGAATATCGTGCGGATGCCGCACCCGGCATCCTGATCCCGCGCTTCGCCGCCCACACCGCCAAAGTGCAAAACGAGGTGGCCGAGCGGACCGAGTGGGATGCGCTGCTGAGCAAAGTCGCGTCCGGTCCCCCGGTCTACTCGCCGCTGAAGCTGCTCGACCCGGTGGCCAACGTTGGCGAGATGTTCATCCACCACGAGGACGTGCGGCGCGCGCAGCCGAACTGGGCGCCGCGCGTCCTGGAACCGAAGCTGGCCAAAAGCCTGCGACGCACGCTGCCGTTGATGGCCCGGATGACGCTGGCGAAAGTTCCGGGCCGGGTCGCCTTGCGCACCCCAGAGGGCAAGACGGTGCTGATCGCGGGCAGTGGCCCGGCCGTCACGGTGACCGGTACGGCCGAAGAGCTGCTGCTGTTCTCCGTCGGGCGCGAAGCTCGCGTCGAGTTCGACGGCGATGCGTCCGCGGTGCAGACCGTCCGCGATGCGCCTAAGGGTTTGTAG